A region of uncultured Carboxylicivirga sp. DNA encodes the following proteins:
- a CDS encoding ABC transporter permease — protein MNSKLNKTIKWIGLSFLEPLFDLIRGKEKDKNIKLVLQKIVVPVASIFLFLGVCNYGAEYLYGIERDRKIEKARTDQGETAAQEMQDCIDSGNVSCKPNSLPSPADVKNGAITLWNDFKTISADKKAFKEKTATLNAQREEKGLASIRYTGRPSFVDQILTSLKTVFAGFLLAAFLAIPAGIVLGLSETLRTAINWIIQIFKPVSPVVWLLLVSMVIKTVLANSDSDKSFIISFISVGLCSMWATLVNTTMGVSSVDKDFLNVAKVLRLGVFNNVFKVILPASIPMIFTGLRITLSVAWMVLIAIELLAQSPGLGSFVWEEFQNGANDSNAKIIVAMFVIGIIGFLLDRIMMFLQRLVSFENK, from the coding sequence ATGAATTCAAAACTTAATAAAACCATAAAATGGATCGGACTCAGTTTTCTTGAACCACTATTTGATCTTATCCGTGGTAAAGAGAAAGACAAAAACATTAAACTGGTTCTGCAAAAAATAGTGGTACCCGTAGCTTCCATATTCCTTTTCCTGGGTGTTTGTAATTATGGCGCTGAGTATTTATATGGTATCGAACGCGACCGTAAAATTGAAAAAGCCAGAACAGATCAGGGCGAAACTGCTGCGCAGGAAATGCAGGACTGTATCGATTCTGGTAATGTAAGCTGCAAACCTAACTCACTTCCTTCTCCGGCTGATGTGAAAAACGGGGCTATTACCCTTTGGAACGACTTCAAAACCATCTCAGCTGATAAAAAGGCTTTTAAAGAAAAAACAGCAACCCTCAATGCTCAACGTGAAGAAAAAGGTCTCGCTTCCATTCGATATACTGGTCGTCCCTCTTTTGTTGATCAGATATTAACCAGTTTAAAAACTGTATTTGCAGGATTTTTATTGGCAGCATTTTTGGCCATCCCTGCAGGAATTGTCTTGGGTTTAAGCGAAACGCTTCGAACAGCCATCAACTGGATTATTCAAATATTTAAACCTGTATCACCCGTAGTATGGCTATTGTTGGTATCTATGGTGATTAAAACAGTTTTGGCAAACAGCGATTCAGACAAATCATTTATTATATCGTTTATCAGTGTGGGACTATGTAGTATGTGGGCAACACTGGTTAACACTACCATGGGTGTATCCTCGGTTGATAAGGATTTCTTAAATGTAGCTAAAGTTCTTCGTTTAGGTGTTTTCAACAACGTTTTCAAGGTGATATTGCCAGCCTCTATACCAATGATATTTACCGGATTACGAATTACACTATCGGTTGCATGGATGGTATTGATAGCCATTGAGCTACTGGCTCAAAGTCCGGGTCTGGGTTCATTTGTATGGGAAGAGTTCCAGAATGGAGCCAATGACTCTAATGCTAAAATTATTGTAGCCATGTTCGTTATTGGTATCATCGGATTTTTACTCGACCGTATCATGATGTTCCTGCAACGTCTGGTAAGTTTTGAAAATAAATAA
- a CDS encoding CmpA/NrtA family ABC transporter substrate-binding protein → MKAFKKLQFTLIALAAVALSSCGGSGKPKSSESTTSTESTALLIEKPQLTFGFIKLTDMAPLAIAKELGYFEEEGLFVTIEAQSNWKNVLDRVIDGELDGSHMLAGQPIAAAAGFGRQAALVTPFSMDLNGNGITVSNAIWDKMKEHVPVDADGKPVHPIKADALKPVIESYKHDGKPFKMGMVFPVSTHNYEIRYWLAAAGIHPGMYTAENIQGQVDAEVLLSVTPPPQMPATLEAGTIYGYCVGEPWNQQAVFKQIGVPVVTNYEIWKNNPEKVFVMTQKFIDENPNTAIAVTKALIRAGKWLDEPANRAKAVGILSMPDYVGADSIVIANSMTGTFEFEKGDKRSLPDFNVFYRYNATYPFYSDAVWFLTQMRRWGQIPEAKDDSWYFETAQKVYKPEIWQKAAEALVAEGKIPATDIPTTDGYKPATTDFIDGVEFDGKKPNDYLTKFQIGNKDQ, encoded by the coding sequence ATGAAAGCATTTAAAAAATTACAATTCACACTTATAGCTCTGGCTGCGGTAGCCTTAAGTTCGTGTGGCGGTTCCGGAAAACCAAAATCATCGGAAAGCACTACAAGTACCGAATCAACTGCATTATTGATTGAAAAACCACAATTAACATTTGGTTTTATTAAACTAACCGATATGGCCCCTCTGGCAATTGCAAAAGAGTTAGGATACTTCGAAGAGGAAGGTTTATTTGTAACCATTGAAGCTCAATCGAACTGGAAGAATGTTTTAGACCGTGTGATTGACGGTGAATTAGATGGCTCACATATGCTGGCCGGACAGCCCATCGCTGCAGCTGCTGGATTTGGTCGTCAAGCTGCATTGGTTACACCTTTCTCGATGGATTTGAATGGAAATGGAATAACAGTTTCGAATGCCATATGGGACAAGATGAAAGAACATGTGCCGGTTGATGCTGATGGAAAACCGGTTCATCCAATAAAGGCAGATGCTTTAAAACCTGTTATAGAAAGTTATAAACACGATGGCAAGCCTTTTAAAATGGGCATGGTATTTCCGGTTTCGACACATAACTACGAAATACGTTACTGGCTGGCGGCTGCCGGAATTCATCCGGGAATGTATACAGCTGAAAATATACAGGGACAGGTCGATGCTGAAGTACTGCTTTCTGTTACACCTCCGCCACAGATGCCGGCAACACTCGAAGCTGGAACTATCTATGGATATTGTGTTGGTGAACCATGGAACCAACAGGCAGTATTCAAGCAAATTGGAGTGCCTGTTGTTACCAACTACGAAATATGGAAAAATAATCCTGAAAAGGTTTTTGTGATGACTCAAAAGTTTATCGATGAAAATCCTAATACTGCCATCGCTGTTACAAAAGCTTTAATCAGAGCTGGTAAATGGCTTGATGAGCCAGCCAACAGAGCGAAAGCTGTAGGTATTCTTTCAATGCCCGATTATGTAGGTGCCGATTCAATTGTAATCGCTAACTCAATGACAGGAACTTTTGAATTTGAAAAAGGTGATAAGCGATCATTACCTGATTTTAATGTGTTTTACAGATACAATGCCACTTATCCATTCTATTCGGATGCAGTATGGTTCTTAACTCAAATGCGTCGATGGGGGCAGATTCCGGAAGCAAAAGACGATAGCTGGTATTTCGAAACTGCACAGAAAGTATATAAACCTGAGATTTGGCAAAAGGCTGCTGAGGCCCTGGTTGCCGAAGGTAAAATTCCGGCTACCGACATTCCCACTACCGACGGATATAAACCAGCCACCACAGACTTCATTGATGGTGTTGAGTTTGACGGTAAAAAACCAAATGATTATCTAACCAAATTTCAAATAGGAAACAAAGATCAATAA
- a CDS encoding alginate export family protein — MKRLTTFILLAACIAGAKAQLTFEGQYRARGEVRNGFKKPILEGEEPAAFIEHRARIAASYKKDKVGFKLSVQDIRIWGETGQINKSDQLLSAHEAYADYYASEKSTFRIGRQEMAYDGHRFIGTLDWAMQARSFDAVRYMYKDDKGNQFDLMASWNQAGYGDGLPEPAKLTGNNYNATTGGGTNNRIFNLGLPKSQLMAYYKKSFDKNSIGFMLVNDMYQSDAVSTRTHSNLTFGLTPDFVFGDVKAGGQFYYTGGTFAKVANDDGSYTKVDLAGYMFNLYVQLPKVAGSPLIGVDYLSGDDSSTGDKLEGWSPSYGTNHKFYGFMDYFYVGNGHGGANAQSAGLLDIYLKTSFKISEKSSLMGHLHYFSAPEERTNATTGEAYSGSLGTELDLVYSYKIAPEFTLKAGYSQMFGISDAMKQLKFGNPSSDIKGTQAWGWIMVAFTPKFL, encoded by the coding sequence ATGAAAAGACTCACCACTTTTATTTTGTTAGCGGCATGTATTGCTGGAGCAAAAGCACAATTAACATTTGAAGGACAATATCGCGCTCGTGGAGAAGTACGTAACGGGTTTAAAAAACCTATTCTGGAAGGCGAAGAACCAGCAGCCTTTATTGAACATCGAGCCCGCATTGCAGCCTCCTATAAAAAAGATAAAGTAGGATTTAAGCTTTCTGTTCAGGACATTCGTATATGGGGAGAAACCGGTCAAATCAATAAATCAGATCAGCTATTAAGCGCTCATGAGGCTTATGCTGATTATTATGCATCGGAAAAATCAACTTTTCGAATTGGCCGCCAGGAAATGGCATACGATGGTCATCGTTTTATTGGAACACTGGATTGGGCCATGCAGGCGCGCTCGTTTGATGCCGTGCGATATATGTATAAAGATGATAAAGGAAACCAGTTTGACCTGATGGCTTCATGGAACCAGGCTGGTTACGGAGATGGTTTACCTGAGCCTGCCAAGCTTACTGGCAACAACTATAATGCAACAACCGGTGGAGGAACCAACAACCGCATTTTTAACCTTGGTTTGCCTAAAAGCCAGTTAATGGCCTATTACAAAAAGAGCTTTGATAAGAATTCGATTGGATTCATGTTAGTAAATGATATGTATCAATCTGATGCGGTATCAACAAGAACTCACAGTAACCTCACATTTGGCTTAACACCTGATTTTGTTTTTGGAGATGTAAAAGCAGGTGGACAGTTCTACTACACAGGAGGCACTTTTGCTAAAGTAGCCAATGATGATGGTAGTTATACAAAAGTTGATCTGGCAGGATATATGTTTAACCTTTACGTTCAACTACCCAAAGTAGCCGGAAGTCCTTTAATTGGAGTTGATTACCTGAGTGGAGACGATTCATCTACAGGTGATAAATTGGAAGGATGGTCACCAAGCTATGGTACCAATCACAAATTCTACGGATTTATGGACTATTTCTATGTAGGTAACGGACATGGAGGAGCCAATGCACAAAGTGCCGGATTATTAGATATTTATCTGAAAACTTCCTTTAAAATAAGTGAGAAATCAAGTCTTATGGGGCATTTGCATTATTTCTCAGCACCTGAAGAACGCACCAATGCAACCACTGGAGAAGCATACAGCGGATCACTTGGAACCGAACTAGATCTGGTATATTCCTATAAAATTGCTCCTGAATTCACATTAAAAGCAGGCTATTCACAAATGTTTGGTATCAGCGATGCCATGAAACAATTAAAATTCGGAAACCCTTCATCCGACATCAAAGGAACTCAAGCCTGGGGATGGATCATGGTAGCCTTTACTCCTAAATTCTTATAA
- a CDS encoding Crp/Fnr family transcriptional regulator, translated as MKLQNTDCVSCPNTDCLIKKHCTDIGAAQLIESKTSIRCKKGHNVIIEGSPVHGLYFVQSGIMKVYNTGINGREQILRFAKGGEMLGQRGFSTHQTYPIGSVAMQDGVLCHFTMPVLQQALSNMPKLSYDFMVFFAEELYRSETKVRMFAHMTVREKVIDALLYINRKFGQNLGYLNLLLSRKDIADFAGTTEEQVIRTLSALKKEGLIKTGGKRLGIPNSDAMKREINEHHYFIQS; from the coding sequence ATGAAATTACAAAATACCGATTGCGTCAGTTGTCCAAATACTGATTGCTTGATCAAAAAGCATTGTACTGATATTGGAGCAGCACAGCTTATTGAATCTAAAACATCCATCCGATGTAAGAAAGGCCACAATGTAATCATTGAAGGATCACCGGTTCATGGATTATATTTTGTACAGTCAGGTATTATGAAGGTTTATAATACAGGTATCAACGGACGTGAACAGATACTTCGATTTGCAAAAGGCGGTGAAATGTTAGGACAGCGGGGGTTTAGTACACATCAAACCTACCCTATCGGTTCAGTTGCAATGCAGGATGGGGTTTTATGTCATTTTACCATGCCGGTTCTTCAACAGGCTTTAAGTAATATGCCAAAATTGTCATACGATTTCATGGTATTTTTTGCTGAAGAGCTTTATCGAAGCGAAACCAAAGTACGTATGTTTGCCCATATGACTGTAAGAGAGAAAGTCATTGATGCCCTTTTATACATCAATCGTAAGTTCGGTCAAAATCTGGGTTACCTCAATCTATTATTAAGTAGAAAAGACATTGCTGATTTTGCCGGAACAACTGAAGAACAAGTAATCAGAACACTCTCTGCATTAAAAAAGGAAGGCTTGATAAAAACCGGAGGAAAACGTCTGGGAATCCCCAATTCAGATGCGATGAAACGTGAAATTAACGAACATCATTACTTTATACAAAGTTAA
- the nirD gene encoding nitrite reductase small subunit NirD, with protein sequence METQFITSEKTILEWYKAGKADDFPVDAGIAVKYNDKQIAVFQFGDTGEWYATQNMCPHKLEMALARGIIGSEGEEPKVACPFHKKTFSLKTGGCLSGDDLQIKTYPVKIDKGYVYIGITED encoded by the coding sequence ATGGAAACACAATTTATAACTTCAGAAAAAACAATACTGGAATGGTATAAGGCTGGTAAAGCAGATGATTTTCCGGTAGATGCAGGGATTGCAGTAAAATATAACGATAAGCAAATAGCAGTATTTCAGTTTGGCGACACCGGAGAGTGGTATGCCACCCAAAATATGTGTCCGCATAAATTAGAAATGGCTCTAGCCAGAGGTATTATAGGATCTGAAGGAGAAGAACCTAAGGTTGCTTGTCCGTTCCATAAAAAAACATTCTCCTTAAAAACAGGCGGATGCTTAAGCGGAGATGATTTACAAATTAAAACATATCCGGTTAAAATAGATAAGGGGTACGTTTACATCGGAATCACTGAAGACTAG
- the nirB gene encoding nitrite reductase large subunit NirB, with amino-acid sequence MRPRDELARAAGLQVGERGGIVVTPDTLTNDPSIFAIGECALIHNMIWGLVAPCYEMADVAVRKIAGEEAAFSPADMSTKLKLIGVDVASFGEVFGNEDQREELVYQNKSTGNYKKLFVSKDGKYLLGGILVGDASDYNMLFQLYNNKMKLPENLDNLLFTGTGGGFELSVLDLPDDAVICSCENITKGNIVSAIEEGELTNVGQIKKCTKAGTGCGGCAPMLSDLMDAVLKASGKEVKKVICEHFAYTRQELFDLIKVGSITTFNELIHKHGHGRGCEICKPLAGSLLASIHNSPVPKHDVIQDTNDRFLANIQRGGSYSVVPRIPGGEITPDKLIVLGEVAKKYDLYTKITGGQRIDMFGAKVHELPMIWEELIAAGFESGHAYGKSLRTVKSCVGSTWCRYGQQDSVSFAIEIENRYKGLRSPHKLKGGVSGCIRECAEARGKDFGIIATEKGFNLYVCGNGGANPVHAVLLATDVDKETCVKYLDRFLMYYIKTAGPLTRTAKWLTQMEGGIEHVKEVVINDSLGIADDLEKDMQAIVDTYVCEWKLVVEDPVLRKGYRHFINSEEDGSSLKFIPMRDQKRPDDWAAEPQQQTVESN; translated from the coding sequence ATTCGTCCAAGGGATGAACTGGCCAGAGCAGCAGGATTACAGGTTGGTGAACGTGGTGGAATTGTTGTAACACCCGACACTTTGACTAATGATCCATCTATTTTTGCCATCGGAGAATGTGCTCTTATTCATAATATGATATGGGGTTTGGTGGCTCCATGTTATGAAATGGCCGATGTAGCCGTTCGCAAAATAGCCGGTGAAGAAGCAGCCTTTTCACCTGCTGACATGTCAACAAAACTGAAACTGATTGGGGTTGATGTGGCAAGTTTCGGTGAAGTATTTGGTAATGAAGATCAGCGCGAAGAACTTGTTTATCAAAACAAATCAACCGGAAATTACAAAAAGCTTTTTGTAAGCAAAGATGGAAAATACCTTTTGGGTGGTATTTTGGTTGGCGATGCTTCAGATTACAACATGTTGTTTCAATTATACAACAACAAGATGAAGCTTCCTGAAAACCTCGACAATCTTCTGTTTACAGGTACAGGTGGCGGATTTGAACTAAGTGTTTTGGATTTACCCGATGATGCTGTTATCTGTTCTTGCGAAAATATTACAAAAGGAAACATTGTATCAGCTATTGAAGAAGGAGAGTTAACCAATGTTGGCCAAATAAAAAAATGTACGAAAGCCGGAACCGGTTGTGGTGGTTGTGCACCGATGTTAAGTGATTTAATGGATGCCGTGCTGAAAGCCAGCGGCAAAGAAGTGAAAAAAGTGATTTGTGAGCACTTTGCTTATACCCGTCAGGAATTGTTTGACCTGATAAAGGTGGGTAGCATCACCACCTTCAACGAATTGATACATAAACACGGACACGGGCGAGGATGCGAGATTTGTAAACCTTTGGCAGGATCATTATTGGCTAGCATTCATAATTCACCAGTTCCAAAGCACGATGTTATTCAAGATACTAATGATCGTTTTTTGGCAAATATTCAACGAGGTGGAAGCTATTCGGTAGTTCCTCGTATTCCAGGAGGTGAAATAACTCCCGATAAATTAATTGTTCTTGGCGAGGTGGCAAAGAAGTATGATTTGTACACAAAAATTACGGGTGGTCAGCGAATAGACATGTTTGGTGCCAAGGTTCATGAATTACCTATGATTTGGGAAGAATTGATTGCTGCCGGATTTGAGAGTGGACATGCATATGGAAAGTCGCTGCGAACAGTTAAAAGCTGCGTGGGGTCAACCTGGTGCAGATACGGACAACAGGACTCTGTATCATTCGCCATCGAAATTGAAAACCGTTATAAAGGTTTAAGATCTCCACATAAACTTAAGGGTGGAGTTTCAGGTTGTATTCGTGAGTGTGCCGAAGCACGCGGAAAAGACTTTGGAATCATAGCAACAGAAAAAGGTTTTAACCTTTATGTTTGTGGAAACGGAGGTGCCAACCCGGTTCATGCAGTATTATTGGCAACTGATGTTGATAAAGAAACCTGTGTAAAATATCTCGACCGTTTTCTAATGTATTACATTAAAACAGCAGGCCCGTTAACCCGTACAGCCAAATGGTTAACTCAAATGGAAGGTGGTATCGAGCATGTTAAAGAGGTGGTTATCAACGACAGCCTTGGCATTGCTGATGATTTAGAGAAAGATATGCAGGCTATTGTTGACACATATGTATGTGAGTGGAAACTTGTTGTGGAGGATCCTGTTTTAAGAAAAGGATATCGTCATTTTATCAATAGTGAAGAAGATGGTAGTTCTCTCAAATTTATTCCGATGCGTGATCAGAAAAGACCAGATGACTGGGCAGCTGAACCTCAACAGCAAACTGTTGAAAGTAACTAA